A region of the Vibrio rumoiensis genome:
GCCGTCATGATGACGAGCACTATGCAAACTATGGCAGTGTTACACTTATTAAATGCAACCCCAGCAAGTGGTCTTGATAAACCTAACTAACCAAAACGCACTGGTTAGCTCTTACTTCGGCAAGATTTCCTTTCATACGCTCTCAAAGGCATCACCCTAAAACGTACTACTTATAAATATTGCGCCTCTACATCAGACTAAAACATTCACCTTACAAATGACCATTTATCAGGACATTCACAAAGGGTTCTAGCAAGATTCGGCTCATTGTAATGATCGAAAATCAAATGGCAAGATAAAAGTCGATAAATTCTCTTGAGTGGTATTGTTAACGAACCCGTCAAGCTAATAGTTAAATGTTTCCATCATGTTCAATAATATTAATACTACGATTAACAAGTGTATTAATATTAAAAATTTCTCGCCTAATTGGTCGCTAAGCAAATATAACTTTGACTAAAAAAGATATCGAATATAAAATTAGCTTACCTTTATCTATACCCAATTAACTTGAAGTTGCAGATTTCAAAACCTGAAAATTGTCGTTAATTCGAGTTGTCAGTGAGCCTGCAACTTTGGGCAAAGTCACATCAAAAAATAGATTTATTGCATCCTTAAAGGATGCTTTTGTCGGGAAGTAAACATTATTTCTGGCATGCTCATGCATGACCTTCCACAGTCGTTCTATTGGATTCAAATTTGGACTGTAAGGGGGCAAATAATGCAGTTCGATATTGAGCATCCGGGCAAAATCTTTTACCAGCTGACTTCGGTGATAACCGGCACCATCGAGAATTACATGAATCTTTTGCTCTAATGGATAATGATCTTTTTTCAGTTTCCAAAAGAAACGGGCAATACTTTCACTATCAATCGTTTCATAACTTTCGGTCACTGTCGTAGATATATCCGTTAGATTCAGTGCACCGACAAAGTTTAATCGTGTACGGCTACCGGTCGTTTCAATTACTTTATCTTCACCTTTGCGGATCCAACCGTAAGTGATTTTAGTCGCTTGGCTTGGATGCACTGCATCCATAAATAAAATCGGTTCATTGAGTTGCTTCAGCTCTTGATAATGCTGAATAAAAGCTTCTTGAGCTTCAGGATTAAGTTTGTGTGGAACACCTTTAGGTTGCTTATAGGAAAAGCCATTATGGTGTAACCATTTATTCATTCCAGCGACAGTGTAAGTCACTTGGAATTGATTCTGGACGTACTCAACAATCTGGTGAGTATGAAAATAGGTATTTTCAGCAAGATGCTCAATTAATGCCATCGTTTCATCGGCATTGAGTTTACTTTGTGAGCCACCATTTTCGGGTTTTAATTTTTCAGACTGTAAATAGTCATTGATATGACGAGTCACCGTCGTTTGATGAATTCGCAATGCTTGCGAAATCATAGAAACAGACCAACCTTCAGAAGCAAGCAGGACAGCTTTGATACGATCACATACTCGACGGTCACGAGATGAATCGTGCATCCGTTCAAGTTGTTTTTTCTTTTGGTTGGAAAGTTCTATTTTCATGTTTGGTAGCATGATCCTGTTCAAGGATAAAATCAAGCATCTTCAATGATCACGGGTATAGTAGTTGTATTATTAGTAGATAAACTTAATTCAGCAATTCTATTTTATAGGGCACTTATATGTCAGAAATCAAAAAGTCAGCATTATTAAATATTCGTAGTCTTCGCGCATTTACTCGTGATGAATTTACTTTAGCAGAAGTTGAAGAGTTGCTTGAAAAGCTGACTACTGTTGTAGCAGAAAGAAAAGAAGCTGAAGAACAAGAATTAGCAGAACAAGCAGAGCGTGAAGCGAAGCTGGCTGAATATGCTAAGATGATCGCAAAAGACGGAATTGATTTAGAAGATCTTATTTCTGCAATGAGCGGTGGAGAATCGAAATCTAAAGCGCGTAAAAAACGCCAACCTCGTCCAGCGAAATATGAATATACTCTAAATGGCGAGCGTAAAACATGGACTGGCCAAGGTCGTACACCATCAGCGATTCAAGAAGCACTTGATGCAGGAAAATCAATCGATGACTTCCTAATCAAATAACCGCTATATCTTTAATTAAAAAAGGGAGCATTACGCTCCCTTTTTTATTTTTTTACAATGACTTATTTATTCACCAAGTATATTCGCCACTTGAGTTGGATAATACTATCTTTCCCAATATGCCTCTTCTAAACTATCTTCTTTTTCAGGCAAACCTCGAGATAAACGTGGTGAGTGCTGTGCTAACACTTCATAACTGACGCGGTTGGCATATTTACATACTTGCGAAAATGACGAATAAGTCAAAAATGGGTACTCGTGTTTACTCGAATTAGGAATATTCTCTCTATGGTATTTGTTCGCTGCCATATCGTGCAAAATTGCGGATAAGGCGGCATCCCCTGCCCCATTAGTATTCTTTATTTTTTCAGGGCCACCCATATACGGCGCAATATGCGAATATACTTTTATCGGGTCTTTACATAGCGCACGAACGGTTGGTCGACTAAATTCATATTGATTAAATTCAGCAATTGAACCTGGTAGTAAAGGTAATGTTGTTGGGCGCTTAGCTTCATTTTCTGTGTAACCCGCCATATATAAACCAACAGGGCCTGCAGTGCATAAAACCAAATCAACCCAATTAAGAGCGGTACTTGATGCTAATAAAGGATCATGCTCCCCTGTTAAGGCTTCAGCTTCTTCTTCATTCATAGCCAAAACGGACACATGCTGCTGAATGAAATCACACCAATATTTCGCATCATCTTGAATCACATATTTAGTCCCAAGTGTTAGTACGACTGGAACATCATATTTTTTGGCGTACTCAATCGCTTTCATCGTGGCTTCTGGCATTGGATCGCCAGGTTTACAACGAACTAAGTAAGCGGTTAAAACCAAAGCAGAAGCATTTTCAAAAATATGCTCAGGAATGCTCGTTGGTAATAACTGATTCATCTTACCTTCATTGATTGCGAAAGTACGTTCACCATTTTCACTAATAAGGGCAAAACAACGACCAATAGCACCTTCCACACCTTGTAAATAGTTCAAGTCCATGCGGCTCGATGTATTGCATAAGTAACGATAACCATAGCTACCTATATTAATACTATTGCTCATAACCCCTAATAGCGTCGATTTATCATCAGCTAATACGGAATAGTTATGCAATGTATTCCCTATTGTGCCACCAGCAAACTCATCCGTTATTAAGTCATATTGTTTTAACTCGTTATATAACGCTTCAGCTGTATCATCGTCGATAACCAATGAATGACCTTTACTCAATTGGTATTTTTCAATAAATTCATCGCTCACTTTTGCTTCGATATCAACCAAAGTCTGATCAATACCAATGATATGAGTACGAGACATTTGCTTGCTTTCTTGCGCTTGGCTGACAAGCGGATCACGAGCATCAACGGGGAAATAGTGTTTTGATTTACGCTGGCCGGGGAATTTCATAAGGATTATGTAGGTTATGAACAGGGAGTTGAATTGTAGCCATCAATTGAACAGGCAGCAATATAGCGACCAATAGCAACCGTTTGCCAACAAAAATAAAATAGTTCATGAAATAAAAAACAAAAAAAGCGACACTCTGGTCGCTTCTTTTAAGTTGAATTAATCGTGTTATTGTTGATCGATCAACCAAACTTGGAAGTCTTTTCTCTCTTGCTTATTCGCTTTTAAATACCAAGCTTTAAGCTGACCAACATTTTCACTATCTGCTTTCATTTGACCTTGAACAGGTAAATTTTTTGCGGCAACCGCACCAGTAGTGATAGCAGCCACACCACCACGCATATTGTAATCCATCACATCTTCGATGAAGTTGCGGCCGAGTTGTACACCTTCTGCAGATAAAGGTTCCTGTTTGACATCCACAGGCTGTTGTTGGCTATTGACCATTGACCACTCGAAATCATCAATTTCACTACGGGCCTGAGACAAATCACGATATTCAGGCAATACAAAAGTCAGCTCATCATCTTGCGCTGTAAATTTTGCGACAATCACTTCACTATAAACTTTACGCAATGTGTCATTTTCCATCACGCTTGGTTGAAACTTAAACACAATTTGGTTTTCGCCATCAGGTAAGACGAGTGTATTTTGACCA
Encoded here:
- a CDS encoding IS630 family transposase translates to MKIELSNQKKKQLERMHDSSRDRRVCDRIKAVLLASEGWSVSMISQALRIHQTTVTRHINDYLQSEKLKPENGGSQSKLNADETMALIEHLAENTYFHTHQIVEYVQNQFQVTYTVAGMNKWLHHNGFSYKQPKGVPHKLNPEAQEAFIQHYQELKQLNEPILFMDAVHPSQATKITYGWIRKGEDKVIETTGSRTRLNFVGALNLTDISTTVTESYETIDSESIARFFWKLKKDHYPLEQKIHVILDGAGYHRSQLVKDFARMLNIELHYLPPYSPNLNPIERLWKVMHEHARNNVYFPTKASFKDAINLFFDVTLPKVAGSLTTRINDNFQVLKSATSS
- a CDS encoding H-NS family histone-like protein encodes the protein MSEIKKSALLNIRSLRAFTRDEFTLAEVEELLEKLTTVVAERKEAEEQELAEQAEREAKLAEYAKMIAKDGIDLEDLISAMSGGESKSKARKKRQPRPAKYEYTLNGERKTWTGQGRTPSAIQEALDAGKSIDDFLIK
- a CDS encoding inosine/guanosine kinase, translating into MKFPGQRKSKHYFPVDARDPLVSQAQESKQMSRTHIIGIDQTLVDIEAKVSDEFIEKYQLSKGHSLVIDDDTAEALYNELKQYDLITDEFAGGTIGNTLHNYSVLADDKSTLLGVMSNSINIGSYGYRYLCNTSSRMDLNYLQGVEGAIGRCFALISENGERTFAINEGKMNQLLPTSIPEHIFENASALVLTAYLVRCKPGDPMPEATMKAIEYAKKYDVPVVLTLGTKYVIQDDAKYWCDFIQQHVSVLAMNEEEAEALTGEHDPLLASSTALNWVDLVLCTAGPVGLYMAGYTENEAKRPTTLPLLPGSIAEFNQYEFSRPTVRALCKDPIKVYSHIAPYMGGPEKIKNTNGAGDAALSAILHDMAANKYHRENIPNSSKHEYPFLTYSSFSQVCKYANRVSYEVLAQHSPRLSRGLPEKEDSLEEAYWER
- a CDS encoding DUF2057 family protein → MTKKLFSAVGCIALLVSQLVQAEVKVPLPDSINLLVVNSLKPKIEKGGLFGQNTLVLPDGENQIVFKFQPSVMENDTLRKVYSEVIVAKFTAQDDELTFVLPEYRDLSQARSEIDDFEWSMVNSQQQPVDVKQEPLSAEGVQLGRNFIEDVMDYNMRGGVAAITTGAVAAKNLPVQGQMKADSENVGQLKAWYLKANKQERKDFQVWLIDQQ